In one Halorubrum sp. CBA1229 genomic region, the following are encoded:
- a CDS encoding tyrosine-type recombinase/integrase — protein sequence MNNDLIPMEPEDGADRFLAHRAPRWRDATYDNAVHRMGVWLDWCEEAGIDDLNDLTGRDLSDFVAWRRDQIAPITLQKQLSTIRVFLRWAANTDAVREGLAEKLQAPELPDGAEASDTVIEPDRVKRILAYLDRHDYASRDHALAALLWRTGMRRGSLHSLDVGDLRPEEDAIDIRHRPDEGTKLKNGNDGERMVYLGPTWYQIVADYVTDRRIDKTDEHGREPLLTTRNGRIHKTTITDNCYRLTRTCEMTGECPIDRDIEECQGTRHPGYCDVKRGPHAWRRSAISEHLRLGTDPDAVSERMNVSLKVLYRHYDVRTNREKMSVRKDEIPSQS from the coding sequence GTGAACAACGACCTGATCCCGATGGAGCCGGAGGACGGCGCCGACCGCTTCCTCGCACACCGGGCGCCGAGGTGGCGGGACGCGACCTACGACAACGCGGTTCACCGGATGGGCGTCTGGCTCGATTGGTGCGAAGAGGCCGGCATCGACGACCTCAACGACCTGACGGGCCGCGACCTGTCGGACTTCGTCGCGTGGCGCCGCGACCAGATCGCGCCGATCACCTTGCAAAAGCAGCTCTCGACGATCCGCGTGTTCCTCCGGTGGGCGGCCAACACGGACGCCGTCCGGGAGGGCCTCGCCGAGAAGCTTCAGGCACCCGAGCTACCCGACGGCGCGGAGGCCTCGGACACGGTGATCGAGCCGGACCGCGTGAAGCGGATCCTCGCGTATCTGGACCGGCACGACTACGCGAGCCGCGATCACGCGCTCGCCGCGCTCCTGTGGCGCACCGGGATGCGGCGCGGGTCGCTGCACTCCCTCGACGTGGGCGACCTCCGACCGGAGGAGGACGCGATCGACATCCGGCACCGGCCGGACGAGGGCACGAAGCTCAAGAACGGGAACGACGGCGAGCGGATGGTCTACCTCGGTCCGACGTGGTACCAGATCGTCGCGGACTACGTCACGGACCGCCGGATCGACAAGACCGACGAGCACGGCCGCGAGCCGCTGCTAACGACTCGGAACGGTCGGATTCACAAGACGACGATTACGGACAACTGCTACCGGCTCACGCGGACCTGCGAGATGACCGGGGAGTGTCCGATCGATCGCGACATCGAGGAGTGCCAGGGGACGCGACACCCCGGCTACTGCGATGTCAAACGCGGCCCTCACGCGTGGCGCCGGTCCGCGATCTCCGAACACCTGCGCCTCGGCACCGACCCCGACGCCGTCAGCGAGCGCATGAACGTCTCGCTGAAGGTGCTGTATCGCCACTACGACGTTCGAACGAACCGCGAGAAGATGTCCGTCCGGAAGGACGAGATCCCCAGTCAGTCATGA
- a CDS encoding guanine nucleotide-binding protein subunit gamma — translation MAQANQGGQQRTRINVQLSDRRKMEVNQIAFELSRPGDPVTPSEVVREALDLYVEQFANDPSECDPRNRGAIGGESFVEIEVDEGAA, via the coding sequence ATGGCACAAGCCAACCAAGGCGGCCAACAGCGGACTCGAATAAACGTACAGCTTTCAGATCGCCGGAAAATGGAGGTTAACCAGATCGCGTTTGAATTGTCGCGCCCCGGTGATCCGGTGACGCCCTCGGAGGTCGTTCGGGAAGCGCTCGATCTCTACGTCGAACAGTTCGCGAACGACCCCTCGGAGTGCGATCCGCGTAACCGCGGCGCTATCGGCGGCGAGTCGTTCGTAGAAATCGAAGTCGATGAGGGGGCCGCTTAA